The genomic DNA ttcctacccAAATGTTGCTCATTGAGAATTAAAGAATGAGCCTGTTATTCAGTTTTGAGTCAGTTTTCTTTGCAAAGGGGAGGAATTTCATCCCCTCATCAAGGACCCCTAAAATTGGAGAGGAACCTGTGTGATTGTACTCTGAATATGCTGACTCCTCTTCCATCCccactctccccccccccccccccccattaaGATTGTCCAAAAATGAGTCTCTTCTCACATAATCAATATATCTTCCAGTCCAAAGGTGACCAGAGGAAAGGAAATATGAACTGGAGAAAGCTCTGACACTTAGATTTGgaacaaaattctcaaagatTAAATTTTAAGGCATGTATGGTGGagtacagagaaaaaaaatcctttacgTGGTTGCAGAATGAGCTTCACTTGGCTTAAAAAATAACGGAATTAAGCATCTGTTGTTTTATGTGTATTTGAATTACATATCCActtcagaaaaagaaagctggtTTGAAGTTTATTACCGCAAAACATTAAATATACAGAAATAAGCGACAACAATACTATACCAAGTGAGATTAGTTTTGCTACAGCTAAAAAAATATGGTTTCAGGTCATTTACTTTTATCAATATAGCTTCAAATGGCCAGTCACTCTGTCTACTATATCTACTGGgcctgcaaaacaaaaacacttcaatgaattaagaaataaatgaaagtaaatCTTCCTTAAAAAATGAGATGAATGACAAGTATTGAGTGACACCAAAGAAATAGGAACAAAACAGGAACAAGGAGTGaagggaaaaacaaataaaaaatgcaaagaaaacaaattattaaaaatgtgGATGAAAAGAATGGTAAATGACACAGTTTCAGCCCTTCCTCCTATCTTTTCATCATGTTTCCCAGCTGATCACTCATGcttctgggtggagagaggccTGGTGAATATAAAGTGTCTTTCCTAAGAACACAATACACTACACCTTGGCCATGACTTGAACCCAGGCTCCTCCATTCCAGGTCAGCACACAGGCCCCTTACTTATCCTATCCATTGAGATTGACACATGGAAGATAAGAACTCTTATAAGTATTTATTTACCAGGTCCTACACCAAGAACAGTCTTAGAACCAGGAGCTATCTGTGTCCTGCCTGCATCTCTAATAAGACATGTCTCCAGACCTAAAGATCTTCCTTGTCGTGTGAGCTCAACTCTGTAAGATTGAAATAATCACCATGAAATATCATCAGTTAACCCTTCAGCTCCTAAGAGTCACAGAATCACCCTTGAATTAACTGTAAAGATCATGAGactgaagaaaataatcatGAATTTGAGACGCTCCAGATTGTCAACCAAATTGTCCTTGTCAATACAATAAGAAATATGGAGAGAACAGTTTGAAGAATAAGAATACCAATGTATAGGGTTAATTGTGTCATTCTTCCATCAAATACACAAAGTTGgtattaaaaatacaaaataaatattattaatagGAACAGATGCTTCCAATCTGAAATAATGGAGAATTGAAAAACAGGCTGgttaaaaacatttaaaatttgaacattACAACAGGATCTCATTATCTGGGTTTCTTCACATGAACCCATAGTTACAATTAACTATGGTTCAACATGTCTGATATGTTAAGCTGAGCAGAATCAAGATGAACAgcagaggaaaatgaaaattttttttgacagtatacaaatttaaaaacaagttaCATACAATGTTTCCTCATCTGGGGCCTTAACAACAACTTTGGCACATCCTGTTTGGTCCCATTCATGCAACAGCTTCaggtcaataaaaaaaaataacaagaagcATAAAAACAagatgcaaaagaaaataaacctgAACATTGTGGTTTAACAATACTGATTATTGCTTGTAGATGTTTTCAGTCACTGAGGACCAAAACGATCTGCCAACCACATGGAATTGGCTGGGTAAAGTTTGATGACCTGAGTTCTTTTGTTCAGATGTGGAGAACATTATTTACACTTGTCTCCTGCTACCACATTTCTCATAAAAACACTGTCTACGACCACTTACTGGCCTATTAGGGCTAAGTCGTACTTAGCCCGTACTCCAGAAAAAGCTGTTAATTACCACATTTTGCATGTGTCCAAACCAAAATAATAAATGTTGCCAGTGCAATTTTATAGCAGTTTGTCCAAACCACAGAATGAGATGAGATGAATATTTGTAATACCTTTGGgttgtttgtttccatttgtcTACAAAGGCCAACTGCTGCATGACAACACTGGAAACAATGCAACATGCAAAGCGTACTTTTTTAGTCTCAATCATTGAGTCAGAATAACATGATAACATCAAACTGTCACATCTTGATAAGattaaagggaatgatcacccggttaaagaggcttttgattgtgaaacagattctccttgtcagtgccttGAGGAATGTATCAACTGACAACAGTATAGAGAACATGCttaatgatgttagggtgcaaaggtTCTAGGTAACCATAATGACTCAAAGAAAGAGTCTGAACAATAATGGAAAAaacatgcaaatgaaaatattgttgTCTACATAAAAGAATCAGGTTTTTCTGCACTGAGCACAGTATAATCATACTGAAGATCCAAATGATTACCCAAAAACCCAGCAGGATTGCCACAAATTTCTAACAAGTTTCCAATGATCTGATAATTAATATGGATAAGCActcaaaatgtaaagaaaatgaacagcaATATTATATTGCTGTTTACCTACTTGAGCTGCAACTTTCCCTTTACCCATTCCAAGATCCTGTCTTACCACTAAAACCATTTTGTATTCACCAACTGCCTCTAGATTCAATATTCCTGgctacaaaaatataaaaaaacaaactaaaacacATACCACTCTATCTGAAGTCTCCTGCAGTAACTCTCTGAGTCTAAtttacattaaccctttaactcccaagatctcattagtaattctcctaactgtctgttatacagttcttgtgatgttagtttggagaatttggtattggatcaacttatagtCCCCTaactaatattttctttattctcatcacttgtctgcttgatattgtattaatattgtaaggagaaattctgtcttgatcactcatggaagttaaagggttaagcagaaTTATACAcagattttgattggttctttctgATGATCTACTAAAGGACAAGATCATAGATGATGTtcccattaaccctttaactcacttgagtgaccaagaaagaatttctccttacaatatcagtacaatatcaacatcagaacatcagtgacacacttagCTGTGCCTCGTgcgccacttttttgttcttaccacattttgacgtcatctgtgatctatcactgaacagacgcacggcaattTGGAATCTATTTGCTAAGTATTTAGGTGCTAGTGTTTTCCCTCGTACACGTAGAATATACTAAGTTTTAGTTTAAGTCAAAAAACTTACCAAATAATGTTCTTTCCAAAAACAATTGTGCAAGAATAGCAGATGTTgaattacatttttcatttgtgaGTGTGGGGGGAgcagggggggtgggggtgggtgGAGACCAGGGGGAGAAACAGGATAAACGCGTACGAAACATAATTTTCACTAAATATAATTCCTTAGGCCAATATCAAATTGGGTATTTACGCCAAAAGCTAACAGATTGCTAAGATATAAAGTGACATCTCCCCTTTCAAATCATGCTCACAAAATCATTATTCTCGAACCCGTTAAAACTTCCTCAACGTGCCTTACCGGTTCTTTGATTGTTTCCCTTTGTCCTCTGAGAAACCAGCCGAGAAAACTTCCCACTAGGAAAGCTAGAAGTAAAATAACGGATCCACTTAATTCTTCCATATCTACCACAAAATAACCAATTCTGTACACTactttacaatttaaaaaattatggctGACTTTTAGTAATTTTAGCGCCATGAAAATACAAGCCTGCAGGGTTTATAAGCAGCGGTCAGTTAGATCCGCTTCTTGGGCTTGCGCATATATTCTATTCAGAAGCTGCTGAGTAATTGAGTCCCGCGTAGTTCAAATGTTAttgcaattttgtaaaaaataagCAGTTTACAATTTGCGGTTttctttcactaaaatcccCGCGATCATCTCAGAATTGAACGTTGTAGTATCGCCAAAGAAATTTTTGGACAGAATAAGTTAAATGGCAGTGCCGCTAGATCAGGTGAAAGCTCTGCATGAAGCTGGGCTGTTTTCGAGCACTAGGATGTTGGTGAGTCTGTTTAATTGATTTTGCGTTTGTGCTACGATTTGGAGATAAGAAAATTTGCCGAATCTATGTAAAAAATGTGACAGAGTCGGGGCCTTCAAGATTAGACGACCTCCAAAAATCCTTGATGTGTTCGAGGTCAGCTGCTTGAGGGCGAAGCGTTCACACTGTTATTTGTGCAAGCCTTCTTAAGCCCATcgctttcaaaagaaattttttttggaaacgaTTTTAGTAGGTAGTAACGGCATCATAAACGTTGTCACATAGATGTCCCACACTTAtaaaattttcagcattttctgGAGCTTATCTATCggaattaaatttcatttcatctttAATTTGCTAGGAGGAAGAAATGTAGTGTAACGGTTATGTCTATGTCAACAGATCTTTTTAACTCATAACTTGAgattttttccccattttcAGGCAAATTTTTTGTTGTCTGCAACTGAGCATAGTAATCAGGATAAATATGATCTAAGTCACATGGTTAACAAGTACCAACTGTTGGTGTATCTTGCTGATTCATTGTTTGATGATGAGCAATACAAAAGAGCAGAGGTATGCAagttaaaataaatacaaaatttttatcatgatCATTCATAAATGTAATTATTGCCTTGGTTTAGGTCATTTCTTGGACACAATTAAGTGAAACATTCCATTCTCTTCTCTTATCAATATTATTAGAAAGAagaacccttaaactcccattgTCCAgattgaccaagacagaatttctccttacaatatcaatacagtatcagCACATGAGtaatgagaataacaaaaaatatctctaggagattataagttgatcccATACTAAAATTCCCccaactaaaatcataagaagtgtatggcagacagtaaggagaatttttaataagatcttgagagtgaaagggttgataaTGTGACTTTGAAACATGGAATGCTTCATGTCAAGTTAATTTTATTATATTAATATGTTTTAATAATTATGCATCTTTTGCCTCTAAAGCAAGTTTACACCAGAGCTTTACAATTGAAGAAAACTATCATCAAACACAAACCAAAAGCAAGTCCACCCTTGGTAAGAGTTTTAACATTGCAAAGTAAAATTTGATCATGTTATTGTTTATGTGTTAATTCTATAAGCTTTACATCGGCTGACAATTGTATGATTTGGCAGTtctgtttgcttttaatttttaggGTTTGTTGTCAGAGGTTGAAGTAAAATACAAAATGTCACAGTGTTATTTACGTCTCAAGGAACACAAAGAAGCAACAACAATAGTATGTACTGTAAAGCTGTATTCCTTTGGGGTGAAAAATCAGTGGTGGGATCTTTGGACTGTGTCTCTGGGCAAGATGATGTACCAAGATTTTGTTGGCCTCTTTGCACTGAAGTTTAACCAGCTATTTTGGAAACAATTTGACTTTGTATTGTCATAGctaatgaaacattttgctgttttttcaaCAGCTGGAAGGGATATCCCAGAAACAAAGATCACCAAAGATAAATATGTCTCTGGCTAAACTGTATCAAAGACAAGGCATGGAGA from Pocillopora verrucosa isolate sample1 chromosome 2, ASM3666991v2, whole genome shotgun sequence includes the following:
- the LOC131772149 gene encoding peptidyl-tRNA hydrolase 2, mitochondrial — its product is MEELSGSVILLLAFLVGSFLGWFLRGQRETIKEPPGILNLEAVGEYKMVLVVRQDLGMGKGKVAAQCCHAAVGLCRQMETNNPKLLHEWDQTGCAKVVVKAPDEETLVELTRQGRSLGLETCLIRDAGRTQIAPGSKTVLGVGPGPVDIVDRVTGHLKLY